Part of the Pseudomonas sp. Leaf58 genome is shown below.
CGAATCGTGCATCGCTTGGCGTTCGAGCTGCTGGTTGCTGTCCAGCAACTGCTGTTGGGTCAGTCGAAGCTCGCTTTCGATCGCGTCCCGCCGGCTCATGGCACGAATCAGCAGCCAGCCAATGGCACCTGTCAGGGCGAGCAGCGCAGACACCACCAACGAAGACAACAGTGCCTCGAACCGCCAGGCTGCGAGTGCCTCATGCTTGCCCAGCGCTACGGTTGTCACCAAGGGGAGCTTGTCACTCTTGCGAAATGCATACAGGCGCTCCACGCCGTCCAGGCTGGAGGTGAACGACGCAGTGCCCACCGATTGGTCGACCAGGTACTTGGCGAAGATCGGCGACTTCGAAAAATTGCGCCCCATGTCCTGTTCCCGGAACGGATAGCGCACCAGCATCGAACCGTCGCTAAATGACAGCCCGATGGCGCCGTCATGGCCGACGTCCAGCTTGCCGAAAAGCTGCAAGAAGTTCTCCACGCCAAGGGTCACGGCAACCACGCCGGCGAACTCGCCGCGGTCATCGTTGAAGCGCCGGCTGATGGTGATTACCCATTGATGGGTGGCGCGGCTACGGATGGGCAGGCCGATAAAGGGCTCGCGGGACGGGTCATCGCGGTGGTGGATGAAAAAGGCCCGGTCGCTGCTGTTGGCGCCTACCGGTGTCGGGCGGTTAGACGACATTAGCCAGCGCCCATCTTTCGCGTAGATGGTGATGCCGCTCATCTGCAACATCAAGGGGTGCTGACGCTTGACCAACTGACTTAGCCGTTCGATTTGTGCAGGCCCGGCACCCTCGGTTTCCAGGCGTTCGACCAGGCCGAGCAACAGCAGTGAGCTTTGACGGACAATACCTTCCGAATAGGTGGACAGGGCCTGGGTCAGGTTCAGGCCATGGGTGTTGACATCTTCCAGGGCGCGCTCGCGAGAGGCCATGACCTTCCACAGCGTTAACGACGCGAGAGAACAACCGATGATCAATAGCAGTAGAACAACGAGATAGATGTCACGCTTCACGTCAATACCTGACTGAGATTCCGGTTTCTCTTGCGGCTTGTTCTTGTCTGTGGTCAGGAACAAAAGTCGCGATCCTGACGCTAGGCTTTGACACCCTCTTAACTAACCGAACGGTCAAAAATTAACTCTCTGATCACGGTGTAAAAATATAGCACCTGAACTGTTGGGGTGTCCCATAAATTACAATAGTGGGTCGCCCCCGAGTTGCTTCAATTGGGTAAGTAGCCTTTGACCCAGTGCACCGTCTTTTCCAAAGTTCGTGCCATGTCGGGGTGGGTGAGTTGATACTTCTGTTCCAGTTGCTTGCTGTTACTCATGTCGAAACGCTGCGTCTGAATAAAATTCAATGTCTCGGCGCTGATCGCCAGTCGGGCTGCCAACCCGGGAATTTTCAATAGCCACCTGAGCACGCCTATCGCGACATGACGGCGGGGCGCCTTTACTTTCAGCGTTGCTGCCAACTGCTTGAGCACACCTTGTAAGTTCGGTGTCTGCTCATAGAGCGCCAGCACCTGCCGGTTGGCCATTGAGGGGTCGAACGCCACGCAGGTTATCATCGTCACCAGGTAATCGACGCTGACCATTGG
Proteins encoded:
- a CDS encoding sensor domain-containing diguanylate cyclase, which codes for MKRDIYLVVLLLLIIGCSLASLTLWKVMASRERALEDVNTHGLNLTQALSTYSEGIVRQSSLLLLGLVERLETEGAGPAQIERLSQLVKRQHPLMLQMSGITIYAKDGRWLMSSNRPTPVGANSSDRAFFIHHRDDPSREPFIGLPIRSRATHQWVITISRRFNDDRGEFAGVVAVTLGVENFLQLFGKLDVGHDGAIGLSFSDGSMLVRYPFREQDMGRNFSKSPIFAKYLVDQSVGTASFTSSLDGVERLYAFRKSDKLPLVTTVALGKHEALAAWRFEALLSSLVVSALLALTGAIGWLLIRAMSRRDAIESELRLTQQQLLDSNQQLERQAMHDSLTGLANRRCFDETLAQEIRRAHRNSTALALLMIDIDHFKSFNDTYGHPAGDACLQQMAVLLSACIRRPHDLLARYGGEELAVILPDTDNDGAAVVARLMLERLALESIPHKGSPFGHMTVSIGIACADGTDLDSSASLLERADQALYIAKQTGRNRLHAEREKV